From one Lotus japonicus ecotype B-129 chromosome 3, LjGifu_v1.2 genomic stretch:
- the LOC130745242 gene encoding zinc finger BED domain-containing protein RICESLEEPER 1-like — protein MEIANDSGIKKPKRLTSVVWNHFERIRKADVCYAVCVHCNKKLSGSSNSGTTHLRNHLIRCLKRANCDVSQLLTAKRRKKDNTVSVANIGFEEGQGKEEYIKPTTIIKFEQDHKKDEIINFAGRRFDPEKSQLDLANMIMLHGYPLAMVEHVGFKVFVKNLQPLFEFMPNSGIEVYCLKIYQREKERVYNMINKLHGRINLSIELWSSADNSSHLCIAAHYIDEEWTLQKKVLNFVTLDPSHTEDLLPEAILKCLSEWDIECKLFAVTLDDFSINDDITVRIKEQASVKRPFLCTRQLLDVRSAAHLLNSMVQDALDALHEVIQKIRESIRYVRSSQVVQGKFNEIALQAGVNSQKALLLDFPGQWNSIYLMLETALEYKTAFSIFQEQDPSYSSFLTEEEWEWATSVTTYLKLILEITNVFSGNVFPTANIYFPEICDIHIQLIDWCRSSDNFLSSMAFKMKSRFDKYWSKCSLALAVAAILDPRFKMKLVEYYYSQIYGSTALDRIKEVSDSIKELFNAYSVCSTMVDQGSTLPGISLPSTSYDVRDRLKGFDKFLHDTSQGQNITSDLDKYLEEPIFPRNSDFNILNWWKVHMPRYPILSMMARDVLGTPMSTAAPDLAFSTGGRVLDPTRSSLSPDTRQALICTQDWLQNESGADSSSSSSHYALPLRIEPT, from the exons ATGGAAATAGCAAATGATTCAGGCATAAAGAAGCCGAAAAGGCTTACATCCGTCGTGTGGAATCACTTTGAAAGGATTAGGAAGGCGGACGTCTGCTATGCTGTTTGCGTACACTGTAACAAGAAGCTTAGTGGGTCGAGTAACAGCGGAACTACTCATCTCAGAAATCATTTGATCCGATGTCTGAAGCGGGCGAACTGCGATGTGTCTCAACTACTTACAGCAAAGAGGAGGAAAAAAGATAACACCGTCAGTGTTGCAAATATTGGTTTTGAGGAAGGTCAGGGGAAGGAAGAATACATAAAGCCAACAACAATCATCAAGTTTGAGCAGGATCATAAGAAAGATGAAATCATTAACTTTGCGGGTCGCAGATTTGATCCCGAGAAGAGTCAACTGGATCTTGCAAACATGATCATGTTACATGGGTATCCATTGGCCATGGTTGAACACGTGGGGTTTAAGGTCTTTGTGAAGAACCTTCAGCCTCTCTTTGAGTTTATGCCAAATAGTGGTATAGAGGTTTATTGTTTAAAAATCTATCAGAGGGAGAAGGAGAGAGTTTATAACATGATAAACAAATTACATGGCAGGATTAATCTGTCAATTGAACTGTGGTCTTCGGCTGACAACTCTTCACATTTATGTATAGCTGCCCATTACATTGATGAGGAATGGACGTTGCAAAAGAAGGTCTTGAACTTCGTCACACTTGATCCTTCTCATACTGAAGACTTGCTTCCAGAAGCAATTCTTAAATGTCTCAGTGAATGGGATATTGAGTGTAAGCTGTTTGCTGTGACCTTGGATGATTTTTCCATTAATGATGACATCACTGTTAGAATCAAAGAGCAAGCGTCTGTGAAAAGACCTTTCTTATGTACTCGTCAATTACTTGACGTACGATCTGCGGCACATCTTCTAAATTCCATGGTTCAAGATGCCCTAGATGCGCTGCATGAGGTGATCCAAAAGATTCGAGAGAGCATCAGATATGTTAGAAGTTCACAAGTAGTACAAGGAAAATTTAATGAAATTGCTCTACAAGCTGGTGTTAATTCTCAGAAGGCCCTGCTTCTTGATTTTCCTGGTCAGTGGAACTCAATATATCTCATGCTTGAAACGGCATTAGAGTACAAGACTGCTTTTTCTATCTTCCAGGAGCAAGATCCCTCCTATTCATCATTTCTAACTGAAGAAGAGTGGGAATGGGCGACTTCAGTTACTACTTATTTGAAACTTATACTTGAAATTACCAATGTCTTTTCAGGCAATGTGTTTCCTACAGCAAATATATATTTCCCTGAGATCTGTGACATCCATATCCAACTAATTGACTGGTGCAGAAGTTCAGATAACTTTCTTAGTTCCATGGCTTTCAAAATGAAGTCGAGGTTTGACAAGTATTGGAGTAAGTGCAGTTTGGCTTTGGCAGTAGCAGCTATTTTAGACCCCCGATTTAAAATGAAGTTGGTTGAATACTACTACTCCCAGATTTATGGCAGCACTGCTTTGGATCGCATCAAAGAAGTTTCTGATTCAATCAAAGAACTTTTTAATGCGTATTCTGTCTGTTCAACTATGGTTGATCAAGGATCAACCTTGCCTGGTATCAGCTTACCCAGTACAAGTTATGATGTTAGGGATAGACTGAAAGGCTTTGACAAGTTCCTTCACGACACATCACAGGGTCAGAATATAACATCAGACTTGGACAAGTATTTGGAGGAACCGATTTTTCCTCGTAACTCTGATTTCAACATATTGAACTGGTGGAAAGTTCACATGCCAAGGTACCCGATCTTGTCTATGATGGCACGTGATGTTCTTGGGACTCCAATGTCAACAGCGGCACCAGACTTGGCATTTAGCACTGGAGGGAGGGTGCTCGATCCTACCCGGTCTTCATTAAGCCCTGATACACGTCAAGCTTTAATATGCACACAAGATTGGCTCCAAAATGAATCAGGAGCAG ATTCAAGTTCATCATCAAGCCATTATGCCCTGCCGCTTCGTATCGAACCAACTTAG